The following proteins come from a genomic window of Pseudomonas sp. WJP1:
- the ccoN gene encoding cytochrome-c oxidase, cbb3-type subunit I, translating into MSTAISPTAYNYKVVRQFAIMTVVWGILGMGLGVFIASQLVWPELNFGLPWTSFGRLRPLHTNLVIFAFGGCALFATSYYVVQRTCQTRLISDSLAAFTFWGWQAVIVGAIVTLPLGYTTTKEYAELEWPLAILLAIVWVTYGLVFFGTIVKRKTKHIYVGNWFYGAFIVVTAMLHIVNHMSLPVSLFKSYSAYSGATDAMIQWWYGHNAVGFFLTTGFLGMMYYFVPKQAERPIYSYRLSIVHFWALITLYIWAGPHHLHYTALPDWAQSLGMAMSIILLAPSWGGMINGMMTLSGAWHKLRTDPILRFLVVSLAFYGMSTFEGPMMAIKTVNSLSHYTDWTIGHVHAGALGWVAMISIGAIYHMIPKLFGRAQMHSIGLINTHFWLATIGTVLYIASMWVNGITQGLMWRAINDDGTLTYSFVEALQASHPGFIVRALGGAFFAAGMLFMTYNVWRTVRASNPAEAKAAEQIAVVGAH; encoded by the coding sequence ATGAGCACAGCAATCAGTCCGACTGCTTATAACTATAAGGTAGTCCGCCAGTTCGCCATCATGACGGTGGTCTGGGGGATCCTTGGCATGGGGCTCGGTGTCTTCATCGCCTCGCAACTGGTCTGGCCGGAGTTGAACTTCGGTCTGCCATGGACGAGCTTTGGACGCCTGCGCCCGTTGCACACCAACCTGGTGATTTTTGCCTTCGGTGGTTGTGCACTGTTTGCCACTTCCTATTACGTCGTGCAGCGAACCTGCCAAACGCGACTGATTTCCGACAGCCTCGCGGCCTTCACCTTCTGGGGTTGGCAAGCGGTGATCGTCGGCGCCATCGTTACCTTGCCGCTGGGTTACACCACCACCAAGGAATACGCTGAGCTGGAATGGCCGCTGGCTATTCTGCTGGCCATTGTCTGGGTCACCTACGGCCTGGTGTTCTTCGGCACCATCGTCAAGCGCAAGACCAAGCACATCTATGTGGGCAACTGGTTCTACGGTGCCTTCATCGTCGTGACCGCGATGCTGCACATCGTCAACCACATGTCGCTGCCGGTCAGCCTGTTCAAGTCCTACTCGGCCTACTCGGGCGCGACCGACGCGATGATCCAGTGGTGGTACGGCCACAACGCCGTAGGTTTCTTCCTGACCACGGGCTTCCTGGGGATGATGTACTACTTCGTGCCAAAACAGGCCGAGCGTCCGATCTACTCCTATCGCCTGTCCATCGTGCACTTCTGGGCGCTGATCACCCTGTACATCTGGGCCGGCCCGCACCACCTGCACTACACCGCACTGCCGGACTGGGCCCAATCGCTGGGCATGGCCATGTCGATCATCCTGCTGGCTCCGAGCTGGGGCGGCATGATCAACGGCATGATGACCCTGTCGGGCGCCTGGCATAAGCTGCGCACCGACCCGATCCTGCGATTCCTGGTCGTCTCCCTGGCGTTCTATGGCATGTCGACCTTCGAAGGTCCGATGATGGCGATCAAGACCGTCAACTCGCTGTCGCACTACACCGACTGGACCATCGGCCACGTACACGCCGGTGCACTCGGCTGGGTAGCGATGATCTCGATCGGCGCGATCTACCACATGATCCCGAAACTGTTCGGTCGCGCTCAGATGCACAGCATCGGCCTGATCAACACGCACTTCTGGCTCGCGACCATCGGTACCGTTCTGTACATCGCTTCGATGTGGGTCAACGGCATTACCCAGGGCCTGATGTGGCGTGCAATCAACGATGACGGCACCCTCACCTACTCGTTCGTCGAAGCGCTGCAAGCCAGCCACCCGGGCTTCATCGTCCGCGCCCTGGGCGGTGCGTTCTTCGCCGCCGGCATGCTGTTCATGACCTACAACGTATGGCGTACCGTACGCGCCTCGAACCCGGCTGAAGCCAAAGCCGCCGAACAGATTGCCGTAGTTGGAGCTCACTGA
- the ccoO gene encoding cytochrome-c oxidase, cbb3-type subunit II, which yields MKHETIEKNVGLLLLLMILAVSIGGLTQIVPLFFQDVTNKPVEGMKPYTALQLEGRDIYIREGCVGCHSQMIRPFRAETERYGHYSVAGESVWDHPFLWGSKRTGPDLARVGARYSDDWHRAHLYNPRNVVPESKMPAYPWLVANPVDSGHTETKLKTMRTLGVPYTDEDISGAVASLKGKSEMDALVAYLQVLGTAIKSKR from the coding sequence ATGAAACACGAAACAATCGAGAAAAACGTCGGCCTGTTGCTGCTGCTGATGATCCTGGCCGTGAGCATCGGCGGCCTGACCCAGATCGTCCCGCTGTTCTTCCAGGACGTGACCAACAAACCGGTGGAAGGCATGAAGCCCTACACCGCACTGCAACTGGAAGGCCGCGACATCTATATCCGCGAAGGCTGTGTCGGTTGCCACTCACAGATGATCCGCCCGTTTCGCGCCGAGACCGAACGCTACGGGCACTACTCGGTGGCCGGTGAAAGCGTGTGGGATCACCCGTTCCTCTGGGGTTCGAAACGCACCGGTCCGGACCTGGCCCGGGTGGGCGCGCGCTACTCCGATGACTGGCACCGAGCGCACTTGTACAACCCGCGCAACGTGGTGCCGGAATCGAAGATGCCGGCCTACCCGTGGCTGGTGGCCAACCCGGTCGACAGCGGCCATACCGAAACCAAGCTCAAGACCATGCGCACGCTGGGCGTGCCGTACACCGACGAGGACATCAGCGGCGCCGTCGCTTCGCTCAAGGGCAAATCCGAAATGGACGCGCTGGTCGCCTACCTGCAAGTGCTCGGCACTGCGATCAAGAGCAAGAGGTGA
- a CDS encoding alpha/beta family hydrolase, giving the protein MDKQHKAGIDGDQWAQCVREQGWLWDAASGKASATLILAHGAGAPMDSDWMNDMAARLADQGVNVLRFEFPYMVQRRVDGGKRPPNPMPKLLECWREVYAQVRRHVTGPLAIGGKSMGGRAASLLADELGADALVCLGYPFYAVGKPEKPRVEHLAALKTRTLIVQGERDALGNREAVEGYTLSPSIEVLWLEAGDHDLKPLKASGFTHEQHLATAATAATAATAASRVAAFL; this is encoded by the coding sequence ATGGACAAACAGCACAAGGCCGGTATTGACGGGGATCAATGGGCGCAGTGCGTACGCGAACAGGGATGGCTGTGGGATGCGGCTTCGGGCAAGGCCTCGGCGACCCTGATCCTGGCCCACGGCGCCGGTGCGCCGATGGACAGTGACTGGATGAACGACATGGCTGCACGCCTCGCCGATCAAGGCGTCAACGTATTGCGCTTCGAATTTCCGTACATGGTGCAGCGGCGTGTCGATGGCGGCAAACGCCCGCCCAATCCAATGCCAAAGTTGCTGGAATGCTGGCGCGAGGTGTATGCCCAGGTGCGACGCCATGTCACTGGGCCCTTGGCCATTGGCGGCAAGTCCATGGGCGGGCGGGCGGCCAGCCTTCTCGCCGATGAACTGGGAGCCGATGCGTTGGTGTGCCTGGGCTATCCGTTTTATGCGGTGGGCAAGCCCGAGAAACCGCGGGTGGAACATCTGGCGGCGCTGAAGACCCGTACGCTGATCGTGCAGGGTGAGCGCGATGCGTTGGGCAATCGTGAGGCGGTCGAGGGCTACACGCTGTCACCGAGTATCGAGGTGTTATGGCTGGAGGCGGGGGATCATGATTTGAAGCCGTTGAAGGCTTCGGGGTTTACCCATGAGCAGCATTTGGCGACTGCGGCGACTGCGGCGACTGCGGCGACTGCGGCGAGTCGGGTGGCTGCGTTTCTGTAG
- the ccoO gene encoding cytochrome-c oxidase, cbb3-type subunit II, with translation MKHEAVEKNIGLLAFFMVIAVSVGGLTQIVPLFFQDVTNKPVEGMKPRPALELEGRDVYIANGCVSCHSQMIRPFRAETERYGHYSVAGESVWDHPFLWGSKRTGPDLARVGGRYSDDWQRAHLYNPRNVVPESKMPAYPFLVENKLDGKDTAKKMEVLRALGVPYTDEDIAGAKDAVKGKTEMDALVAYLQGLGTIIKSKR, from the coding sequence ATGAAGCATGAAGCAGTCGAGAAGAATATTGGCCTGCTGGCCTTCTTCATGGTTATCGCCGTCAGTGTCGGCGGCCTGACCCAGATCGTTCCGCTGTTTTTCCAGGATGTCACCAACAAGCCGGTCGAGGGCATGAAGCCCCGCCCTGCCCTTGAACTGGAAGGCCGCGACGTCTACATCGCCAACGGTTGTGTCAGCTGCCACTCGCAGATGATCCGCCCGTTCCGTGCTGAAACCGAACGTTACGGCCACTACTCGGTCGCCGGTGAAAGCGTGTGGGACCACCCGTTCCTGTGGGGTTCCAAGCGCACCGGCCCGGACCTGGCCCGTGTTGGCGGTCGTTACTCCGATGACTGGCAGCGTGCGCACTTGTACAACCCGCGCAACGTGGTGCCCGAGTCGAAAATGCCGGCCTACCCGTTCCTCGTGGAAAACAAGCTCGACGGCAAAGACACCGCCAAGAAAATGGAAGTGTTGCGCGCGCTCGGCGTCCCTTACACCGACGAAGACATCGCCGGTGCCAAGGATGCCGTGAAGGGCAAAACCGAAATGGACGCGCTGGTGGCCTATCTGCAAGGCCTGGGCACCATCATCAAAAGCAAACGGTGA
- the ccoN gene encoding cytochrome-c oxidase, cbb3-type subunit I, which produces MNTSISTAYNYKVVRQFAIMTVVWGIVGMGLGVFLAAQLVWPELNFNLPWTSFGRLRPLHTNAVIFAFGGCALFASSFYSVQRTCQAQLFAPKIAAFCFWGWQLVIVLAAISLPLGYTSSKEYAELEWPIDILITIVWVAYAIVFFGTIMQRKTKHIYVGNWFFGGFIVTVAILHIVNNMELPVSFTKSYSLYSGATDAMVQWWYGHNAVGFFLTAGFLGMMYYFVPKQAERPVYSYRLSIVHFWALITLYIWAGPHHLHYTALPDWAQSLGMVMSLILLAPSWGGMINGMMTLSGAWHKLRSDPILRFLVVSLAFYGMSTFEGPMMAIKTVNALSHYTDWTIGHVHAGALGWVAMISIGALYHMIPKVFGREQMHSIGLINAHFWLATIGTVLYIASMWVNGIAQGLMWRAVNEDGTLTYSFVETLVASHPGFVVRLVGGAIFLSGMLLMAYNTWRTVRASQPADVVAAAQMA; this is translated from the coding sequence ATGAACACTTCTATCAGTACCGCCTACAACTATAAGGTGGTCCGCCAATTCGCCATTATGACGGTGGTGTGGGGCATCGTCGGCATGGGGCTCGGGGTTTTTCTCGCGGCCCAGTTGGTCTGGCCCGAACTCAACTTCAATTTGCCCTGGACCAGCTTCGGCCGCCTGCGCCCGCTGCACACCAACGCGGTGATCTTCGCTTTCGGTGGCTGCGCCCTGTTCGCCAGCTCGTTCTACTCGGTGCAACGCACCTGCCAGGCCCAGCTGTTTGCACCGAAAATCGCCGCGTTCTGTTTCTGGGGCTGGCAATTGGTGATTGTCCTGGCGGCGATCAGCCTGCCATTGGGCTACACCAGTTCCAAGGAATACGCCGAGCTGGAATGGCCGATCGACATCCTGATCACCATCGTCTGGGTCGCCTACGCCATCGTGTTCTTTGGCACGATCATGCAGCGCAAGACCAAGCACATCTATGTCGGTAACTGGTTCTTCGGTGGCTTCATCGTCACCGTGGCGATCCTGCACATCGTCAACAACATGGAATTGCCAGTCAGCTTCACCAAGTCCTACTCGCTGTACTCGGGTGCCACCGATGCGATGGTGCAATGGTGGTACGGCCACAACGCCGTAGGCTTTTTCCTCACCGCCGGTTTCCTCGGGATGATGTATTACTTCGTGCCGAAACAGGCCGAGCGCCCGGTGTATTCCTATCGCCTGTCGATCGTGCACTTCTGGGCACTGATCACCCTGTACATCTGGGCCGGCCCCCACCACTTGCACTACACCGCCTTGCCGGACTGGGCGCAGTCGCTGGGCATGGTGATGTCGCTGATTCTGCTGGCGCCGAGCTGGGGCGGGATGATCAACGGCATGATGACCCTGTCAGGCGCCTGGCATAAGCTGCGCAGCGACCCGATCCTGCGTTTCCTCGTCGTGTCGCTGGCGTTCTACGGCATGTCGACCTTCGAAGGGCCGATGATGGCGATCAAGACGGTCAACGCCCTCTCCCACTACACCGACTGGACCATCGGCCACGTACACGCCGGCGCACTCGGCTGGGTGGCGATGATCTCCATCGGCGCGCTGTACCACATGATCCCGAAAGTCTTCGGCCGCGAGCAGATGCACAGCATCGGTCTGATCAACGCGCACTTCTGGCTCGCCACCATCGGCACCGTGCTGTACATCGCCTCGATGTGGGTCAACGGCATTGCCCAGGGCCTGATGTGGCGTGCGGTGAACGAGGACGGCACGCTGACCTACTCCTTCGTCGAAACCCTGGTGGCCAGCCATCCGGGCTTCGTCGTGCGGCTGGTGGGCGGGGCGATCTTCCTCAGCGGCATGTTGCTGATGGCCTACAACACCTGGCGCACCGTGCGGGCCTCGCAGCCTGCCGACGTCGTCGCTGCCGCGCAGATGGCCTGA
- the ccoG gene encoding cytochrome c oxidase accessory protein CcoG, whose translation MSNQIPVHDVTPPNKNANNSVDLYASREKIYTRAFTGLFRNLRMAGGAFLFLLYFGTVWLNWGGHQAVWWNLPERKFFIFGATFWPQDFILLSGMLIIAAFGLFFITVYAGRVWCGYTCPQSVWTWIFMWCEKITEGDRNQRIKLDKAPMSANKFLRKFSKHSLWLLIGFVTGMTFVGYFSPIRELVIEFFTGQADGWSYFWVGFFTLATYGNAGWLREQVCIYMCPYARFQSVMFDKDTLIVSYDPRRGESRGPRKKGIDYKAQGLGDCIDCTMCVQVCPTGIDIRDGLQIECIGCAACIDACDAIMDKMEYPRGLISYTTEHNLSGQKTHKLRPRLIGYAVVLMVMIGALVTAFFMRSLVGFDVSKDRVLYRENAEGRIENVYSLKVMNKDQRDHTYVLEATGLPDLKLQGRREIKVAAGDIISQPVELSVAPEQLPSSTNEVKFILKDADDASIHVEAKSRFIGPQNR comes from the coding sequence ATGAGCAACCAGATTCCGGTACACGACGTCACCCCACCCAACAAGAACGCGAACAACAGCGTCGACCTCTACGCCTCCAGGGAAAAAATCTACACCCGCGCCTTCACTGGCCTGTTTCGCAACTTGCGCATGGCGGGCGGCGCTTTCCTGTTCCTGTTGTATTTCGGCACGGTGTGGCTCAACTGGGGCGGGCACCAGGCCGTGTGGTGGAACTTGCCGGAGCGCAAGTTCTTCATCTTCGGCGCCACCTTCTGGCCACAGGATTTCATCCTGCTGTCCGGCATGCTGATCATCGCCGCCTTCGGCCTGTTCTTCATCACCGTGTACGCCGGCCGCGTCTGGTGCGGCTACACCTGCCCGCAGAGCGTCTGGACCTGGATCTTCATGTGGTGCGAAAAGATCACCGAGGGTGACCGCAACCAACGCATCAAACTCGACAAGGCGCCGATGAGCGCCAACAAGTTCCTGCGCAAGTTCAGCAAGCACAGCCTGTGGCTGCTGATCGGTTTCGTCACCGGCATGACCTTCGTCGGCTACTTCTCGCCGATTCGCGAACTGGTGATCGAGTTCTTCACAGGCCAGGCCGATGGCTGGTCGTATTTCTGGGTCGGTTTCTTCACCCTCGCCACCTACGGCAACGCCGGCTGGCTGCGTGAGCAGGTGTGCATCTACATGTGCCCGTACGCACGCTTCCAGAGCGTGATGTTCGACAAGGACACGCTGATCGTCTCCTACGACCCACGCCGTGGCGAAAGCCGTGGCCCGCGCAAGAAAGGCATCGACTACAAGGCCCAGGGCCTGGGTGACTGCATCGACTGCACCATGTGTGTCCAGGTCTGCCCGACCGGCATCGACATCCGTGACGGCCTGCAGATCGAGTGCATTGGCTGCGCGGCGTGCATTGATGCCTGCGACGCCATCATGGACAAGATGGAGTACCCGCGCGGCCTGATCAGCTACACCACCGAACACAACCTGTCCGGGCAGAAAACCCATAAACTGCGCCCGCGCCTGATCGGCTATGCCGTGGTGCTGATGGTGATGATCGGGGCGCTGGTGACCGCGTTCTTCATGCGTTCGCTGGTCGGTTTCGACGTCAGCAAGGATCGCGTGCTGTACCGTGAGAACGCCGAAGGCCGGATCGAAAACGTCTACAGCCTGAAAGTCATGAACAAAGACCAGCGCGACCACACCTATGTGCTCGAGGCCACCGGCCTGCCGGACCTCAAGCTGCAAGGGCGGCGCGAGATCAAGGTCGCGGCTGGCGATATCATAAGCCAGCCGGTCGAACTGTCCGTGGCCCCTGAACAACTGCCATCGAGCACCAACGAGGTGAAATTCATCCTCAAGGACGCCGATGACGCCAGCATCCACGTTGAAGCCAAGAGCCGATTCATCGGCCCACAAAATCGTTGA
- a CDS encoding CcoQ/FixQ family Cbb3-type cytochrome c oxidase assembly chaperone produces MDIGMIRGLGTVVVMVAFVGLALWVFSPKRKSEFEDATLLPFADDPEAIKHVEQASRSNKE; encoded by the coding sequence ATGGATATCGGGATGATTCGTGGCCTGGGCACCGTCGTTGTGATGGTGGCCTTTGTCGGTCTGGCCTTGTGGGTGTTCAGCCCCAAGCGCAAGTCGGAGTTTGAAGACGCCACCTTGCTGCCTTTCGCGGATGATCCCGAAGCCATCAAGCACGTCGAGCAAGCTTCTAGGAGTAACAAAGAATGA
- the ccoP gene encoding cytochrome-c oxidase, cbb3-type subunit III, protein MTTFWSLYVTVLSLGTIFSLTWLLLSTRKGQRTESTEETVGHSFDGIEEYDNPLPKWWFMLFVGTIIFALGYLVLYPGLGNWKGLLPGYNYLDNEKQTAFANGQTGWTGVHEWEKEMARSDAKFGPIFAKFASMPIEEVAKDPQALKMGGRLFASNCSVCHGSDAKGAYGFPNLTDADWRWGGEAETIKTTIMGGRHAVMPAWAEVIGEQGVADVAAFVLTNLDGRKLPEGTKADPVAGGKLFAANCVACHGPEGKGTPAMGAPNLTHPAAFIYGSSFAQLQQTIRYGRQGQMPAQEQMQGNDKVHLLAAYVYSLSHGEKAPVADAQ, encoded by the coding sequence ATGACTACATTCTGGAGTCTGTATGTCACAGTCCTCAGTCTCGGTACGATCTTTTCCCTGACCTGGCTGCTGCTGTCGACCCGTAAGGGCCAGCGCACCGAGTCGACCGAAGAGACGGTTGGCCACTCCTTCGACGGGATCGAAGAGTACGACAACCCCCTGCCGAAATGGTGGTTCATGCTGTTCGTGGGCACCATCATCTTCGCCCTGGGCTACCTGGTGCTGTACCCGGGCCTGGGCAACTGGAAAGGCCTGCTGCCGGGCTACAACTACCTCGATAACGAGAAGCAGACCGCGTTCGCCAACGGCCAGACCGGCTGGACCGGCGTTCACGAATGGGAAAAGGAAATGGCCCGGTCGGACGCCAAGTTCGGTCCGATCTTCGCCAAGTTCGCTTCCATGCCGATCGAAGAAGTGGCCAAGGATCCACAAGCGCTGAAAATGGGCGGTCGCCTGTTCGCCTCCAACTGCTCGGTCTGCCACGGCTCCGACGCCAAGGGTGCCTACGGCTTCCCTAACCTCACCGACGCCGACTGGCGCTGGGGCGGTGAAGCGGAAACCATCAAGACCACCATCATGGGCGGTCGCCACGCGGTGATGCCGGCGTGGGCCGAAGTGATCGGCGAGCAAGGCGTTGCGGACGTTGCCGCCTTCGTCCTGACCAACCTCGATGGCCGTAAACTGCCGGAAGGCACCAAGGCCGACCCGGTTGCCGGTGGCAAGCTGTTCGCGGCCAACTGCGTGGCCTGCCACGGCCCGGAAGGCAAAGGTACCCCAGCGATGGGCGCACCCAACCTGACCCACCCGGCCGCATTCATCTACGGTTCGAGCTTCGCTCAACTGCAGCAGACCATCCGTTACGGCCGTCAGGGCCAGATGCCTGCGCAAGAGCAAATGCAGGGCAATGACAAGGTTCACCTGCTGGCCGCTTACGTCTACAGCCTGTCTCATGGCGAGAAGGCACCAGTGGCGGACGCCCAGTAA
- a CDS encoding cbb3-type cytochrome oxidase subunit 3, translating into MVVEMSTGMIRGLGTVVVFVAFVGLTLWVFNAKRNPQFAEARLLPFADEPQAETPEESATRSTRP; encoded by the coding sequence ATGGTCGTTGAAATGAGCACTGGAATGATCCGCGGCCTGGGCACCGTCGTGGTGTTCGTGGCCTTCGTCGGCCTGACGCTGTGGGTGTTCAACGCCAAGCGCAACCCGCAATTTGCCGAAGCGCGCCTGCTGCCCTTCGCCGATGAACCACAAGCCGAGACCCCCGAAGAATCCGCCACAAGGAGCACCCGGCCATGA
- the ccoP gene encoding cytochrome-c oxidase, cbb3-type subunit III yields the protein MTTFWSTWICVLTIGSLIGLTWLLIGTRKGETKGSVDQTMGHSFDGIEEYDNPLPQWWFMLFAGTLVFAVGYLILYPGLGNWKGILPGYENGWTGVHEWEKEMDRADARFGPIFAKFAAMPVEEVAKDPQALKMGGRLFASNCSVCHGSDAKGAFGFPNLADSDWRWGGDADTIKATILGGRMAAMPAWGEVLGEAGVKNVAAYVRHELAGLPLPADNKADLQAGQQAFSTTCTACHGASGQGTAAMGAPNLTHPAGFIYGTSLTQLEQTIRHGRQGHMPAQNELLGNDKVQLLAAYVYSLSQGLNTENLQVESKK from the coding sequence ATGACCACTTTCTGGAGTACGTGGATCTGCGTATTGACCATCGGCAGCCTGATCGGCCTGACCTGGCTGCTGATCGGCACCCGCAAGGGCGAAACCAAGGGCAGCGTCGACCAGACCATGGGCCACAGCTTCGACGGCATCGAGGAGTACGACAACCCGTTGCCGCAATGGTGGTTCATGCTGTTCGCCGGCACCCTGGTATTTGCCGTCGGCTACCTGATTCTCTATCCCGGCCTGGGTAACTGGAAAGGCATCCTGCCCGGTTATGAGAACGGCTGGACCGGCGTGCACGAATGGGAAAAGGAGATGGACAGGGCCGACGCCCGATTCGGGCCGATCTTCGCCAAATTCGCCGCCATGCCGGTGGAAGAAGTGGCCAAGGACCCGCAGGCGCTGAAAATGGGTGGGCGCCTGTTCGCCTCCAACTGTTCGGTGTGCCATGGCTCGGATGCCAAGGGCGCGTTCGGCTTCCCCAACCTGGCGGACAGTGACTGGCGCTGGGGCGGCGACGCCGACACTATCAAGGCCACCATCCTGGGTGGACGCATGGCGGCGATGCCGGCCTGGGGCGAAGTGCTGGGCGAAGCCGGGGTGAAAAACGTGGCCGCCTATGTGCGCCACGAACTGGCCGGGCTGCCATTGCCGGCGGACAACAAGGCCGACCTGCAAGCCGGACAGCAAGCCTTCAGCACCACCTGCACAGCCTGTCACGGTGCCAGCGGCCAAGGCACCGCCGCCATGGGTGCACCGAATCTGACGCACCCGGCCGGCTTCATCTATGGCACCAGCCTGACCCAGCTCGAGCAGACCATCCGCCATGGTCGCCAAGGTCATATGCCGGCGCAAAATGAGTTGCTCGGCAACGATAAAGTACAATTACTGGCAGCTTATGTGTACAGCTTGTCTCAAGGACTGAATACAGAAAACCTGCAAGTCGAAAGCAAAAAGTAA